The following proteins come from a genomic window of Pararhodobacter sp.:
- the gabT gene encoding 4-aminobutyrate--2-oxoglutarate transaminase: MTNAAELKARRENAVAKGVSTRGIYAVRAQNSELWDADGKRFIDFAAGIAVNNAGHRHPRLIEAVTKQLEAFTHTCFHVAPYESYIRLAERLNAATPGDFAKKTMLVTTGAEAVENAVKMARAFTGRSGVIAFSGAFHGRTLLGMALCGKVAPYKKAFGAMPPEVFHIAFPNGYHGVTPEMSLAQLDQLFKSSIDPDRVAAIIIEPVQGEGGFNIADFDFLKKLRQVADDHGILLIADEVQSGIARTGKMFAFEHAGVAADLVTMAKGLAGGFPLSAVTGRAEVVDAAPVGGIGGTYAGNPLAVAAANAMLDIIEDEGLCARATEIGARITARLKSIAAQQGMEPIGDVRGLGAMIAFELVKNRETRDPDPALTQAIVAEAEARGLIILPCGTRANVIRLLPPLTTPGDQVDEALDLLEAAIEAAIMKTYG; encoded by the coding sequence ATGACAAATGCCGCTGAACTGAAAGCGCGCCGCGAGAATGCTGTTGCCAAAGGTGTTTCCACGCGCGGCATTTATGCTGTCCGTGCGCAAAATTCTGAGCTTTGGGACGCGGACGGCAAGCGATTCATCGATTTCGCCGCCGGGATCGCCGTGAACAACGCCGGCCATCGGCATCCACGGCTGATCGAGGCCGTCACCAAGCAATTGGAGGCCTTCACGCATACCTGCTTTCACGTCGCGCCCTATGAAAGCTATATTCGGTTGGCCGAGCGTCTGAACGCGGCGACCCCGGGGGATTTCGCCAAAAAGACCATGCTGGTGACAACCGGGGCTGAGGCTGTGGAAAACGCTGTGAAAATGGCGCGCGCTTTCACCGGCCGGTCCGGGGTCATCGCGTTTTCGGGCGCGTTCCATGGTCGCACGCTGTTGGGTATGGCGCTTTGCGGTAAGGTCGCGCCCTACAAGAAGGCCTTTGGCGCCATGCCGCCCGAAGTCTTTCACATTGCGTTCCCGAACGGGTATCACGGCGTCACGCCCGAGATGAGCCTGGCGCAGCTTGACCAATTGTTCAAATCCAGCATCGACCCCGACCGCGTGGCCGCGATCATTATCGAGCCCGTTCAAGGCGAGGGTGGTTTCAACATTGCCGATTTCGACTTCCTGAAAAAGCTGCGTCAGGTGGCCGATGACCATGGCATTCTGCTGATTGCCGACGAGGTTCAGTCCGGCATTGCGCGGACCGGCAAGATGTTTGCCTTTGAACATGCCGGTGTCGCCGCCGATCTGGTGACGATGGCCAAGGGGCTGGCCGGTGGCTTCCCGTTGTCGGCGGTCACCGGTCGCGCGGAGGTGGTGGATGCCGCCCCGGTTGGCGGGATTGGGGGCACCTATGCCGGCAACCCGCTGGCGGTCGCGGCGGCAAACGCGATGCTGGATATCATCGAAGACGAGGGCCTGTGCGCGCGCGCCACGGAAATCGGCGCCCGGATCACGGCACGCCTGAAATCCATCGCGGCGCAGCAGGGCATGGAGCCGATTGGCGATGTGCGCGGACTTGGGGCGATGATTGCCTTCGAACTTGTGAAGAACCGCGAAACGCGTGACCCCGATCCGGCGCTGACGCAGGCCATTGTCGCCGAGGCCGAGGCGCGCGGGCTGATCATCCTGCCCTGCGGGACACGGGCCAACGTCATCCGTTTGTTGCCGCCGTTGACGACACCGGGCGACCAGGTTGACGAGGCGCTCGATCTTCTTGAAGCCGCCATCGAGGCCGCGATCATGAAGACCTACGGCTAA
- a CDS encoding cupin domain-containing protein — protein sequence MAEFDVGARLKEVRLQNGLSQRQLAEAAGVPHGQISMIETNKSSPSVSSLRKILGGLNIGMSEFFEPETPEVDRPFFIPSELRDLTSRLYSERAGTEGKITLKQVGNAKLHNLQILHEVYEPGADTGADMLEHVASEGGIVVSGEIEVTVGDEVVVLKAGDSFLFNSREPHRFRNISARPATVISACTPPYL from the coding sequence ATGGCCGAATTCGATGTGGGCGCGCGCCTGAAAGAAGTCAGACTGCAAAACGGCCTGTCGCAACGGCAACTCGCCGAGGCTGCGGGCGTTCCTCACGGTCAGATTTCCATGATCGAGACCAACAAAAGCAGCCCGAGCGTCTCGTCCCTGCGCAAGATATTGGGCGGCCTGAACATTGGAATGTCAGAGTTTTTTGAGCCAGAGACCCCAGAGGTCGACCGCCCATTCTTCATCCCGTCCGAATTGCGCGACCTGACCTCGCGTCTCTATTCAGAGCGGGCGGGCACCGAAGGCAAGATCACGCTGAAACAGGTCGGCAACGCCAAGCTCCACAACCTTCAGATCTTGCACGAGGTCTATGAACCGGGTGCCGACACCGGTGCGGACATGCTGGAACATGTCGCCAGCGAAGGCGGAATTGTCGTCTCGGGTGAAATCGAAGTGACCGTCGGAGACGAGGTCGTTGTTCTCAAGGCCGGCGATTCCTTTTTGTTCAATTCGCGCGAACCGCACCGGTTTCGGAACATCAGCGCCAGACCCGCCACCGTCATTTCGGCCTGCACCCCACCGTATCTCTAG
- a CDS encoding GSCFA domain-containing protein: MYKKKFEILASDYIVTAGSCFAQHIGNRLQSSGFNYLDVEPSPCPLSDSDKKMLGYGVYSARYGNVYTSRQFVQLIERALGKFSPKDQDWENNGRYFDAFRPTFPPGGYETLEEMQFSRECHLAAVAKMLKQADIFVFTFGLTESWESKADGAAYPLCPGTAAGEFSEDSYVFKNYSVADVLQDMNRAIDLITAINPTIKFIFTVSPVPLVATASGDHVLAATTYSKSVLRAAAGELAMALKNVDYFPSYEIISSSIMRGMFFEPDVRSVVPQGVDYVMTHFFKQHRPINAPKQAQKEPETAQIPMHNDDIMCDEILLERNI, encoded by the coding sequence TTGTACAAAAAGAAATTTGAGATATTGGCAAGCGATTATATCGTAACTGCCGGTAGCTGTTTCGCACAACACATTGGGAACCGGCTTCAAAGTAGTGGCTTTAATTATCTGGATGTTGAGCCGTCACCTTGCCCCTTAAGTGATTCAGATAAAAAGATGCTCGGATACGGTGTTTACTCTGCTCGATATGGCAACGTCTATACGTCTCGTCAATTTGTACAACTCATCGAAAGAGCACTGGGCAAGTTCTCCCCGAAAGATCAGGACTGGGAGAATAATGGGCGCTACTTCGATGCGTTTCGTCCAACATTTCCACCTGGTGGCTATGAGACTTTGGAAGAAATGCAGTTTTCCCGAGAGTGCCACCTTGCCGCAGTCGCCAAAATGCTGAAACAAGCCGACATTTTTGTTTTCACATTTGGCCTCACAGAATCATGGGAGTCAAAAGCTGACGGAGCGGCTTACCCATTGTGCCCGGGCACTGCCGCTGGAGAGTTTTCAGAGGACTCTTACGTTTTCAAAAACTATTCAGTTGCCGACGTTTTGCAAGACATGAATAGAGCAATAGATTTGATTACGGCAATAAATCCGACCATTAAGTTTATATTCACCGTATCACCTGTACCGCTTGTTGCCACAGCGTCAGGTGATCACGTCTTGGCGGCGACCACATACTCTAAGTCGGTCCTGCGGGCAGCGGCCGGTGAACTGGCCATGGCCCTAAAGAACGTTGACTACTTTCCTTCATACGAGATTATTTCGTCTTCAATCATGCGCGGGATGTTTTTTGAACCAGACGTGAGATCGGTCGTTCCGCAAGGCGTTGATTACGTCATGACCCATTTCTTTAAACAACACCGCCCTATTAATGCACCGAAACAGGCTCAAAAAGAACCAGAAACGGCACAAATTCCCATGCACAATGACGATATTATGTGTGATGAGATTTTGCTTGAGAGGAATATCTAA